In Methanobrevibacter sp. TMH8, the sequence TATTAAAAATAATTTTCATTTTAATATTTGGTATTCATAGTATATTAATCCTCTGAGTAACTTCAAAGATTATTAATTTTAGAATTATAAATAATTAGAAAGTCATATCCCAGAAAAAAGACATAGAAACATAAATAGTAAATTAATAGTAAATGAAATAAATAATGTTATAATTACTAAAAAATCTGAAACATATATCTATTAAAACAATATCGTTTTTGAAAAATCTCCCTAAAATTGTATAATAACTACCTAATCAAAAATTTACTTCGTTATATTTAAGTTAAACGAAGTAAATCATTATTTTTCTAATAAAATTAATATAATATCAGTTTACAGTTCATAACAAAATATTCTAATAGCTATAAAATTTATTAAATATTTAATATTTTTCATATAATTTATTTTTTTATAAAGAAAATACTCCCCTATTTTTCTAAATCATGATATTTTTTCTTAAATTTACTTCGTTTAACTTAAATTAAACGAAGTAAGAAAAACACATAATTAAATCATATTAAATAATGAAAACAATAATCAATAGCTGAAATCCAATATTTAACATAATAACAATTTAGTAATGTTTTTTTTACTAATAAATTGTATTAACAAACTAATATATAAATATTACGATTTTGTAACAAATATTTTCCAATTAAAAATATAAAAATGTAATAAAAAACCAACACAATTATATAAAAAACACAAAAACAAAAAATACAATATAAAAAAAATTATGAGTAAAGCTCAAAAAATAAATAAAATAAAAAAATAATAAAATTAGAATATTAGCTAATAGATATTAACTAATAGTTATAATTCTAAGTTTTTCAGGCCTTTTAACAATTTCACTTGCTTTGAAAGCCACTAAATTTTTGATTCCTTTAGAAGCAGAAACATCTACCAATCTTTGACTTACTACACCATCAAAAATGACAGCATATGCATCTTTATTTGCATTTTTAAGTTCATCATATAGATTTTCAACTTTAACTTCATTTAAAGTATTTAATGCATCATCTAAAATCTCAGCACTTCCAGAACCTTCTAAATCTTTGAGTACATTTCTCATTAAAGTTACTTTATCCTCAACTTTTGGTGGTTGAACTTTAGGTTTTGAATTTGCAAAATATTGTTCTATAGGAACTTTATCACGAAGTGCTATCATGACTTCGTCTTTTTCAAGTTCTTCAACTTCTTTACCTTTTGGAGCCCTTGTTATATAATCTACATCTCCAACTTGCATAAGTTCTTTCAATATTAGTTCTCCACCACGATCCCCATCAAAAAAAGCTGTAACAGTTTTATTTTTTGTAAGATCAGCAACAGTGTGAGGAACATTTACTCCTTCAACAGCTACAGTATTTTTAATACCATATTTCAATAGATTAAGAACATCAGACCTTCCTTCTACTACTATAATAGCATCAGAAGTGTGAATACTAGGTCCTGCAGGAAGTTTTTCATCTCCATATTCAGATATTTCATGAATTCTCATGGCTTCCTTAACTTCTTCAATCATTTTCATGCTTTCAGGAGTTACTTTCTCCATCATGCCTTTATAAATTTCTTTTGCACGGTTAACAACTTGTTCTCGTTTAACAGCTCGAACGTCTTCAACCTTAATGGTTTTAATATGAGCTTCACAAGGTCCAACCCTATTAATTGTTTCAAGAGATGCTGCGAGAATGGCAGTCTCAATCCTATCTAAACTTGAAGGAATTACGATTTCTCCTTTAGCTCTTCCTCCATTAGAGTGAATTATTACCTTGATTCTTCCAATTCTTCCAGTTTTTTGGAGTTCTCTTAAATCCAAATCATTACTTAAAAGGCCTTCGGTTTGACCAAAAACAGCTCCAACAACATCGGGCTTTTCAACGATTCCATTTGCATTAATCTGTGCGTGAATAAGATATTTTGTTGTAGTTAATTCTTCAATTCCTTTTCCCATGTTAAGCCTCCATTAAATAGATACTTAATGTACTTGCAGGGATAATTTAATTATCTATGAATAATGAAATGTGAATATAAGCTGTATATCTACAAATAAATATACTACTTACATACTATCCACAGATAGCAATAATATTGCATAAATTATACTTGTAAATTTGATAAAATCACCAATGTATCTAACCAAATTCATAAAATTAATTTATAAAATTAATTTATAAAACTAATTCATAAATCTAATTTATAGATACACTATGTAATTACAATCATGATGCAAAAAAAGAGCTTTAAAATGAACAATCCTAGGTTATTGCTATTGTTATACATTTTTATTAAAATTTTTTGATATAATATTATCAATGAAATATGTAGTTATGAAAATTTATAGATTATTATTTTTTAGAGTATTATTGTATCATTATTTATCAAATTATTATTTATCAATTATATTAAATTACAACTTTTATAAAAAATATAGTTAGATTATATAATGATTATAATAATACATTTTTCTAATATATTTCAATAACAATATAAATTTACAAATTATTTTACAAATATATAATAATAGTTGACTCCTATTTAAGTTCCTATTTTATTTAAATTTATTACCTTTATTTTATGTTTATTTTCAATAATAAGATTATCATCTATACAATTTTAAATTAAATACTTGATTAATTATTAATAAATGTACCACAAGTTATTTAATCTTATATACGTGAAATATGGTTTTTACTCATCTTTTTTATAACATAACTTTATTTTAACCATTATTAAGTTATCATTCTTATTACTGAATGGATTATATGTTGATAATTAATTAATAAATATAAAGCTCATTTGAGCATGTAATGATTATGAAAGTATCGTAATCTTATTTTGTATTTTCTAGTATATAAAATTGTATATTTAAATCTCGCGAAAAATAGATTGTGAAAAATTATAAGAAAGTTTATATTAAAAACTTTAAGTCAGAAAATAAGTTGCTTATTATATATAAATTGTTAATATTTTTCATGTCTTTTATAGATAAATGTGTTATAAAAATCATTGAAAAATATTTTAAAATTATAAAGAATATTGAAACAAATTATATTAATTATTAAAACTAAAATTATAATAAAAATATATAAAATTTAATATAAAAAGTACAAATCATTGAAATAAATGAAAATAAATAATAAAATCAAAATTAAATAATAAAATAACCAATAAATAATAAAATCAAAATTAAATAATAAAATCAATAAATCAATAGATTTTTACAAAACAAAAAGAACTCACTTATAATTAGACTTACATAAAAAAATTTAGTTGGTGTTAAAAATGGAAAAATCAAAATTATCTGCAAAATCTTTATTGAAAGAAATTTCTTATAAAAAACATTTAAAAAATAAAAAAATGTCTAAAATTGGAGAATTAAGTGTTTGTAAAGCAGATTTTGAAATTGAAAATTTAAATTTAATAAATTCACCAACAGATTCTAAATTTACTATTGATAAAGAAATAGCTTATAAAAATCTTAAAAATCTTTTAGATAATACTTCTTCATGCCAAATTTCTGATGCTTTATCTAAAATAGCTAAAAGAAGTGGAGTTATTGAAGGTGTGAAATCTATAAATAAAAAAACTGCTTACGGGAGAGTAGTAACTGTTAAAACATCCTCTGATGACTGGGGAACCTCATTACTTGGAATTGATGAAGCTAAAAAAGGAAATATATTAGTAATAAAAACTATTGGACCAATTTCTGCGATTTGGGGGGAGTTAACTTCAAGTTGTTCTCAAGAAAAAGAATTAGCTGGGACTGTTATTATAGGAGCTACCAGAGATATTGATTTTGTTAGTGAATTTGAATATCCAGTATTTGCAAGTAAAACAACCCCAAATGCAGGAACTGCAGCTGGTTTAGGTAGTGTCAATATCCCTCTTAAAATTGGAAAAGATGAGGATTTGATAATTAAACCAGGAGATTTTATTTTTGCAGATAAAAGCGGAGTTGTACATATTCCACAAGAGCTATTTTGTGAAGTAATGATAAAAACTTTAGAAATAAAAATTAATGAAACAAATATTCTTTCTGAAATTGAGAAAGGTAAATCTTTATCTGAAATTGTAGGGTTAAAATAATAAACGAGGATTTCAATGAGCTCTGAAAAAGAAAAAAAAAATTTTAATACCTATATTACTAATGAAGATGATAAGGATAAAGATATTGAGAATAATAAGGATAATAAAAATAATAAAGATAACGAAGACGGTCAAGATATTTATTCAATGATAAAAGAGAATAAAAAAACCATAATTATTTCTTTTATAATTGTTTTTGGAATAGTTTTTACAATATTAATATTAGCAGGGATTAATGATGTTATAAATGCATTAAAAAGAACAAATCTTTGGATACTTGGATTAACTTTTATTATACAAACATTTGTTTA encodes:
- the dnaG gene encoding DNA primase DnaG, which translates into the protein MGKGIEELTTTKYLIHAQINANGIVEKPDVVGAVFGQTEGLLSNDLDLRELQKTGRIGRIKVIIHSNGGRAKGEIVIPSSLDRIETAILAASLETINRVGPCEAHIKTIKVEDVRAVKREQVVNRAKEIYKGMMEKVTPESMKMIEEVKEAMRIHEISEYGDEKLPAGPSIHTSDAIIVVEGRSDVLNLLKYGIKNTVAVEGVNVPHTVADLTKNKTVTAFFDGDRGGELILKELMQVGDVDYITRAPKGKEVEELEKDEVMIALRDKVPIEQYFANSKPKVQPPKVEDKVTLMRNVLKDLEGSGSAEILDDALNTLNEVKVENLYDELKNANKDAYAVIFDGVVSQRLVDVSASKGIKNLVAFKASEIVKRPEKLRIITIS
- a CDS encoding RraA family protein, which produces MEKSKLSAKSLLKEISYKKHLKNKKMSKIGELSVCKADFEIENLNLINSPTDSKFTIDKEIAYKNLKNLLDNTSSCQISDALSKIAKRSGVIEGVKSINKKTAYGRVVTVKTSSDDWGTSLLGIDEAKKGNILVIKTIGPISAIWGELTSSCSQEKELAGTVIIGATRDIDFVSEFEYPVFASKTTPNAGTAAGLGSVNIPLKIGKDEDLIIKPGDFIFADKSGVVHIPQELFCEVMIKTLEIKINETNILSEIEKGKSLSEIVGLK